The DNA segment ATAATATCGTGCTAACGAGTGATCTAGACTTTTACAGTTAAAATGAATTATGATTCATAAATCAGCTCAGTTCACCTGTAAAAACAGATAAGTCAAGCTAGTAAAATCatatcttattatttaaaagtAGGTCAATTTGGTTCTGTTCAAATaactaacaaattaaataaattcaaattaaataggTGCGAGTTAGCTCGTCTaactattttttgttgtttagtATACTAAGTTTAAAGAATTTATATTATGCACTTTATTATAGATTTATTAACTatgttttaggttttagataaTTTATTATCAAAGTATATAAATgtatggtattttttatttgtatggaTATTAAGCGAAAAAATGGCTAAAATTAtgtagtaattaaaaaaaaaaagaaaagtgagacAAACGAATGTTCTTAACATACTCACTAGCCCTTTTTCATAAAATGATTTTCTGTTTAAACCATGTTAATCTTAACAAGCTAAGTGTTCTTAACACACCCATTAATAAGACTCTATCCATATAAACACATGAATTCAATGAAATATTCAGAATAGAAGATGAGATTTAGAACTTATTAAATGCTGCTCCCCCACCCCTATCTACAAAAATATGATTGAAGACTTTCTTACGATGCAGAatctaaaacaaataaaatcacGCGTGCTGACCCCTTGTTATGTATTAGCTATGCATGTGTTGTGTACGACTATATATGAGGCTGTGGATTTTCCCTTTTTTCAGTTTTTGTATTACTATTTTCTTCAGAGTAAATGTGTTACtgtttgttaatttaaaataacaaaatataactaAGTAATaagattattaaattaaatatgagatcaaaattaaattttaaaattttcagttTGAATTAGATCAATTCATTtgattctaaaatattttttcaataatatcattcctaaaatcaataacctatttaaacaaattaaaaaaaatgcacaCTCAACATGTCCAATGCAACTTTCTTCATGAAATAATTGACATGGCCACTTGGGCTTCTCAGAAATTAAATCCTttcaatctttttttcaaataatattatcaagtgcaattatttatcatatactttttaaataagattaaaaaatactatttgcacATCACAATCAGCTATTAAATTAGTTACCATGTAGTATTTggttataaatacatatataatttaatttatttttaatatatattttatattttaatgtgtattttattgTAATAACTCATTTTTgtagttaattttagtatacacctagtataattgaagaaaaaatatataaaaaaatgttgtaTTGTGTACttgataacaaattttttttaaggatgTTACTGTTTGAATCAGATAAATTtcgttgattttaatttttttaataatattgatccttaaaaccaaaaataaaaagtaaaaaagaaaaatgaaataataaaaacgCAAACTCAAAACATGTCCAACTTTCTTCGTGAAAACTGACATGGCCACTTAGAAGGAACTGATGTTGGGGCTATATGCAATGCGGCAATGCCCAGACCCAGAGGGATGATTAGGTCTCTTcattttgtgtgttttatttTGCGCTTCGGTTCTCTTATGTGCCCAATTTAgagtttatagtttatggtttttttttatttcattagaaaaaatctaaaaatacttATAAGAGAAAATATTagatctaaatttaaaaatatatatttattacattAAAGTATGTATTAAAAATGAGTACAAAGTTTGATTACAAAAAATCttaactaatagaaatatagacATTTGCGAGCTTTGTTAGTTCTTAAATCTACATAGAATGTGATTGTaaaattttctctcttctctcactAAACTTAAGTAGTTTCCTTATCTAGAagtattttcataaaaaaaagctCCTTTAATGTTAGAGTTAGGCAACCTTTTCACCTAAAAAGATCCGCAGATTCGGAATTGGGAAGAGTACCAACGTTTGAAGAGTGAATCTTTCACTATTTTGGTAGAAAATTTATCAAAAGATGTCTCGAAAAAAGAACTGTTTAATCTGTTTAAGTGGACAAGGCGGATAAATGACATATATCTGTCTCACAAGGAGAGGTATGAAAAAATTCATTTGTTTGCTTTCATACGATATACTATGAAAGAAGGATGCAGATAACAATAGCTCTTTTGCGGAAGGACTCTTTGATCGTGGGAAAAATTATCTGCCCAGGTAGGATTGCTTGAAAAGCGTGAAGACAATAGGACCAGTAACAAAAGGGATCTCTATTATTGAACACAATTACACCAAGGATGTTGAAGCACGTAATGAACTGATGAAGCTGCATTGGGACATGGCGGCAGAGATGATGATCCAGGGTTCACGGGAGAAAGATCAAGATAAGGGCAGAATGGTCATTACCATTGCGAATTTGGATGAATGGCAGCACAGATTTTCGAAACAAAAAATGGATAAGTATAATTCGAAAGGTAGTTCTGGTTTGTGCAGATTCTATGAGATCTCATTCAGGTAGCGATGAAGGAGTACGCTCACCCAGACGACACCAAGAGGAGCTTGATACGGGTAGGGGAGGATCACCGTTTTTTGTGGGAGTTGGCATGGTTTCGGATGCAATGATGGTGTTGTTGCAGTGACATGCGACGGTGAGTACTCAGTCTTGCGTCTCCATAAGGCTGTGTTGGTGGTCGTCGCGGGGGCATGTGACAAAGATACTGCCATATTGAGGAGGAGCAAGGTCGAAGGGTCTGGCCTTTGTGCAGGGAATGTGGAGGGCGCGACTCAATATAGGGCCAATGGGACTGGTGGGGGAGAGGCAGTGAAGGGGGCGAGAAGACCAACAGGCAATAACGGTGACTGTGTGGAGTTCTGGAGTACGCTGGTGTTATATGTAGTGAAGAGCAAGAACCTCATGGAGTCACCGCTGAACAAATCTACACCGGGTTGGGGTCTGTCGAAGGTGCGGGAATAATATAGCAACAAAAGAAACTGCGGTAGAGATGCGGGCACATTCTAATGAGTAGATGACCATGATGCTCATTGATGTTGGTACAGATGTTCAAACAAATAGTGACTTGGAGGACTCTAGAGGTTCTGGAAAGGATATAGGTAGTGAACCGGATCTAGAAAAGCAAGGAGGAAGTTGGAAAGATGATTTGGTTGAAAATAGAGTGGCTTGGGATTTGGCAGTGAAATCAAGAGTTGTTCTTTATGACGAGGAAGAAGACGTTATGGCTATTCTTCAAGCTCAGAATGAAGCGAATGCACAGAAAATGAggcaagcaaaataaaaaagagaaagcaagaaggagtcgtcctaaaaattaaaacaaggtATGTAATACAGTGCTTAAATGATTTACAATTGTCAGAATATGAGGGGTTTAGGGGGTGTCAGAAAGTTGGGAATGGTGAAAAGTTTTCAGAGAAAAAATAAGGTAAACATGTTAGGATTGATAGAAACGAAGAAACAGGTAGTGAATAAGTTTGATGTAGCGCAAACTTGGGAAAATGATCCGGTGGGTTGGGAATTCGTGGGATCGGATAGTGCTTCTGGGAGTTTATTATTGATGTAGGATGACATGATATTTATGTCAAGTAATTGTTATAAAGGGGAGAGATGGTTGTGTGTGAAAGGGGTATTGACGAATAATAGTTTCAATTGTGCATTTTGCTTGGTGTACAGTGCCTAGCTAGAGAGGACAAGATGAATGTATAGAAAAAGTTGAGTTTTATTTCTGGGTTATGTCAAGTCCCAATTTGCTACATGGGTGACTTTAATGAGGTTGTAATAGTGGATGAGAGGAAAGAAGCTAGTACATTAACAGCAGCAGTGGAAGATTTTAGAAGATGGATATAGGATATGGAACTGGTGGATTTAGAGATGAATGACTGTAAGTTTACTTGGTTCAGGGGCCAATCGTGCCGTCGCATTGATCGGGTGTTGGTTAGCATGGAATGGGTTGAAGAGTTTCCTGAGACACGGCTTAAAGGTGGGCAGAGAGGTTTATCGGATTATTGTCCGTTGATAGTGGAGGATAGTAGAGTGCAATGGGGGCCAAGGCCGTTCCGAAATTTGGATTCTTGGTTCACGCATGATGGTTTTCTCAAAATGGTAAAGGAGGAATGGAGAGGGCTAGGAGAGGTTTATTTTACTGAAAAGCTGAAGGCTTTAACGATACCTTTGAGAAAATGGCATAAGGAGAAGTTTGGAGATATTGAGTTGAGGATAAACAACCTGGAGGATAAAATCTGGAAGGTAGATGAGTTGGCTAGTGATGGATGCTCTGATGCAACTATGGAGGCAAAGAGGAGGGCCCTTGTTAGCCTTTGCAAGAAATGATATGTCAGGAAGGAGATTCATTGGAAGCATATGTCAAGGTCTCGACATGCTAAACACATGGATAAAAATACTAGATATTTCCATAATTTAGCCTCAACCAGAAGACGGAGCAATCGAATCGATGCCTTAGTGATAAATGGAAGGCTGGTGAGGAATCAAGACAGGATCAAGCTTGCCATAAGAGATTTCTACAAGAACTTGTATCATCAGGAAGCGTCACCTTTGATAGGCTTTTGTGATGGGCTAGTTAATAAGATACAGGAAGAGGAGTCTGCAGAGTTAGAGAGGATGCCTTCGGTTGAAGAAACAAAAGATGCAGTGTGGGATTGCGAGTCATCTAAGACGCCTGGGTATGATGGCTACAATATGAACTTCATTAAGAAGTGTTGGGGAGAAATTGGGTCTGACTTCACTAAGGCTGTCATGGATTTCTTTCAGTCAACAGAGCTACCAAGAGATTCTAATATTACTTGGGTGGCGCTGGCTCCGAAGTTTGTTGGAGCTAGGGAGATCAAAGATCATCGGCCGATTAGCATGGTAGGATGTGTGTATAAGGTCATATTGAAGGTGCTAGTTCAGAGAATGCGGAGGGTAATGCCAAGATTAGTAGGAGAGACTCAGAGTACTTTTGTGAAGGGTAGGAAGATACATGATGGGGCTTTGATTGCGTGTGAGATGGTGTAGTGGTTGAAGAAGAGTAAGAAGAGGTTGGTGATAATCAAGCTGGATTTCTAAAAAACTTATGATAAAGTGAAGTGGACTTTTGTGAATATTTTACTTCAGAAGATGAGGTTTGGGCAAAGATGAAGAGAGTGGATTAAGGAATGTGTTTGCACAGCGTCGATGTCGGTTCTGATAAATAGGTCGCCTTCTAAATCCTTTAAGATAGAACGAGACTTAAGACAAGGTGATCATCTTTCTCCATTCctatttgttcttgttgttgatgtCTTTCATAGGATGGTAGGAGAGACAGTAAGAAATGGAAGGATTACTCCTCTGTTGGTTGGTAAGAATAATATTGAGTTGTTCCACCTGCAATTTAGGGACGATACCATACTATTTTGCCCACAGGAAGAGAAGACTTTCAAGAACTACAAGCGGCTTCTACGGTGTTTTGAGATTATGTCCTGTCTgagtattaattttgataaatctaACTTGATTCCGGTTAAATGTGAGCAGGAGTGGGTACAAAGGATGTGTAGAATGTTGGGGTGCAAAGAAGCTTCACTGCCAGTCAAACATCTGGGTATTTCTCTGGAAGTAAATCCGAGATTGATCAAGACTTGGAAGCCAATAATTGACAAAGTAAAAGAGAAGCTCAGTTTGTGGAAAGCCAAAATGCTCAATAAAGCTGGTAAGCTAATTCTTATCAAATTTGTACTGAATAGCCTGCCAATTTACTACCTCAGCTTATATAAGATACCCAGAACAGTAGCAGAGAAGTTGATCTCCTTGCAGAGGAAGTTCCTGTGGAGTAAAGAGGATGGCAAGCACGGGTACCTTTGGTAAAGTGGAAAATTGTGCAAGCTCTAAAACGGCTAAGAGGGTTGGGAGTGGGTGATGCAGTTGTTCGGAATGCagtattattatttatgtggtggtggtggttctcGAAGAAAGATTGTCCAATATGGAAGAAAATTGTGTGCTCTTGCAATGACATGAACCCAAATATTTCACTCTCTGATCAGCCTGTACCTAAAAAAGGATGTCCATGCAGGGATGTTTGTCAGCTACAGATAAAAGATCAACAAGTAAGGTATAAGATGGTCAAAGAATTATCTTTGGAAGTAGGGAGTGGAAGAAGAATTCGATTCTGGGAGGATAATTGACTGGCTTGTGGTGTGCTGAAGGACATCTTTCCATGGCTGGTCTCAGTTTCAAACCAAAGTGGATCTGTAATTAGAGATTGTGGGTTTTGAGATGGGTTAGAGTGGATATGGAATTTTCAATGGAGAAGAAAACTATTCCAATGAAAGTTGGAATTAATTAGTGAATCAGCTTTATGGGGTACTACAATCTATCAATTTAGCATATGAGAGAGAGGACAGGATAGTATGAAAATTTGATAGATCAGACATTTATTCTACTAACTTCTTTGTGCAAGTTTTGCAGGTTGAAACACTCTTGGATGACATTTCCAATTATCACTTCACTTGTTCAATGCGAAGGGGTTGGTTCCACCAAGAGTGGAGTTGTTCACTTGGTTTGTGTTAGTTGGCAGAGTCAATACTAAGGACAAATTAAGCAAATTTGGCATTGTTGGTCAAAATGATCCTGATTGTGTGTTGTGTAAAAAAGATTAAGAAAATGTTTATCATTTATTCCTGAGTTGTGAGTTTACTTGGTAAATGTGGTATGCTTGGTTGTTCGCTTATAAGAAACTATGGTTTACTCCAAGAACAATTAAACAACATCTAGAGAGTTGGACAGAGACTCCTACTAAGAAGGATGAACGCAATAGATGGTTGATTGATTTTTGTGCTATCATCTGAAATATTTAGCCGGAAAGAAATGACAAAATATTCAGGAATCAAGAAGCAAGTGTTGCGGAGGTTATCAACAAGTCAATTAAGAGCTACAAAGAGTGGACTGATTTTGATCTTTCTAGTTGTTATTGATGATGCCTGAAATAACTacagtttaattaaaaaaaaaactccttgaatgtatttttttttttacatgaaaGATTTACGTCTTTATagttaaatcttttataaagaaaaaaaaaataaaactctaTTTCCAAACAAAATACTTAACTAAGTCTAATCAAATTGttataataactttttaaatcCCGCGCTTCTTTCTCCTTTCCCTTTAAATATAATACCCAaccaacaatcatcatcattcttcaGATCTGTgtttattttgttcttatacCTTGGTTTTAGGGGCAAGGCCTGCCATGAGTGCTGCTGCCGCTTTTCctgcattattctcttttataaaaCGGATGGTGGAGTTTATGATTAATAGCACTACTATACCCAGAAAATCTTGCCAATCCGGTGGCTCATTCTGCATATTTGTGGAGGAAATTAAACATGATTAGACAAGGCCAAATTAGGATATCGTACGTTACGGAATGTAGAACGCAAAACGTACCCCTCCAATTGCTAATGCAATGGCGGCCATGATGGCAGCTAGTTCCATCACCCATAAAAGAGGGTTCCAAATGAAGCCCAAGAACTTGAGCACCTTGCTCTCCTGTTTGCCACAGCAACATGGCAAGGTAGTTATGGTTGATGCAATTACTCACACAAAAACATAACAATATAACATACAATTATCTTAGAAAGGAATGAATGAGTTTGATGGATTGCCTTCTTTTCTTCCAATCTCTTTTGGCCTTCCTTATTGGTGAGTCCATCCTTGGTACAGTTCAATTCTCGGAACGCTTCTTCAACAGGAATCCGCTCctgcacacacacacacattaaTGATATACATATCTAGAGAAACAAGAATGTTAGAGGTAGAAAGGAAAAGAACTAACAAGATCAACAATCTCCTTCTTGATGTCTTCGAGGCTCGTCatcttattgtttatttattaagtTGAAAGTGAAAAGCAAAGAGGAGagcagagagagagaagaaactTTATTAGTGATTAAGAAAAAGACGAGCACATGAGATTATATAATAAGGgaaaacaagtgaaaaattataattagcaTCACAGAGTGATGATTGGATTATTCACACACTTGGTGTCAATTTGTGCATGCATGATTTCAATTCTCTCTCCACAATCACACTAAAATCACTCATTCCCACTCATTCACTAACAAACTCCTCTGTCTCACTTTAATTAAAGAGCGAAGCAGCGGGATTCGACTAAATTTCCCCTCTCaaattttagattaaattaaattttgaaaaagtctaAAGCTagcaactttattaaattttggccagcatataattagcaaaaaaaataagttattggatgaaattttacattattaaaatcatctttaataactatttgatggctacaaatcacaaaagttgctcCCCTTAAACACTCTTCTTAAACTTTTAGTCAACCTAACTAATTGAGATTCACATCATGTACGAGAtggtatataataaatattatattgtttaaaagataattaaaatatatataaattaatattaaatatttaaatttgatgtatttttatttaaaata comes from the Arachis duranensis cultivar V14167 chromosome 7, aradu.V14167.gnm2.J7QH, whole genome shotgun sequence genome and includes:
- the LOC127740692 gene encoding ATPase 1, plasma membrane-type-like isoform X1; amino-acid sequence: MTSLEDIKKEIVDLERIPVEEAFRELNCTKDGLTNKEGQKRLEEKKAIHQTHSFLSKIIESKVLKFLGFIWNPLLWVMELAAIMAAIALAIGGNEPPDWQDFLGIVVLLIINSTIRFIKENNAGKAAAALMAGLAPKTKV
- the LOC127740692 gene encoding ATPase 1, plasma membrane-type-like isoform X2; its protein translation is MTSLEDIKKEIVDLERIPVEEAFRELNCTKDGLTNKEGQKRLEEKKESKVLKFLGFIWNPLLWVMELAAIMAAIALAIGGNEPPDWQDFLGIVVLLIINSTIRFIKENNAGKAAAALMAGLAPKTKV